The following proteins are co-located in the Flectobacillus major DSM 103 genome:
- a CDS encoding WD40 repeat domain-containing protein has protein sequence MQVEKIDTFSGHRDCVYTLEKGSENTHFFSAGGDGLVVRWNLKTPDVGELFAQIPSSIYAICFDSQREHLWVGQNFDGIHLIDAKNKKELSSVKITSSSIFVIKIHDNSAFVGLSDGTVVVMDVALFLVKKHIKASDKSVRSIDINPFTNELAVAYSDFTIKIFDLSDLTLKHIIQAHQNSVFTVKYSPDYQFLLSGSRDAHLKVWKVSDNYTIHQDIVAHLFAINDICYRSDGKLFATCSMDKSIKVWDAQTFKLLKVIDRARHAGHGTSINKLLWSEYENLLISSSDDKKVSVWQIKEKVS, from the coding sequence TTCTGCAGGAGGCGATGGCTTGGTAGTAAGGTGGAATTTAAAAACCCCTGATGTTGGTGAGTTGTTTGCTCAAATACCATCTTCTATTTATGCGATTTGCTTTGATTCACAGCGGGAACACTTGTGGGTGGGCCAAAATTTTGATGGTATCCACCTGATAGATGCCAAAAATAAAAAAGAATTATCGTCGGTAAAGATTACCTCATCGTCTATATTCGTTATAAAGATTCATGACAATAGTGCCTTTGTTGGGCTTTCAGATGGAACAGTTGTGGTAATGGATGTAGCTCTTTTTCTAGTAAAAAAACATATCAAGGCTTCTGATAAAAGTGTTCGGAGTATAGATATTAATCCTTTTACCAACGAATTGGCGGTAGCCTACAGCGATTTTACTATCAAGATTTTTGATTTGAGTGATTTAACTTTAAAGCATATTATTCAAGCTCACCAAAATTCCGTTTTTACGGTAAAGTATTCTCCAGATTATCAATTTTTGCTGAGTGGTAGTCGAGATGCACACTTGAAGGTTTGGAAGGTAAGTGATAACTATACTATTCATCAAGATATAGTTGCACACTTGTTTGCTATCAACGATATTTGTTATCGCTCAGATGGTAAATTATTTGCTACCTGTAGCATGGACAAATCTATTAAAGTTTGGGACGCTCAAACATTTAAGTTGCTCAAAGTAATTGACCGAGCCAGACATGCAGGGCATGGAACATCTATCAATAAACTGCTATGGTCTGAATATGAAAATCTTTTAATATCTTCGTCCGACGATAAAAAGGTATCAGTATGGCAAATAAAAGAAAAAGTTTCATAA